The following proteins are encoded in a genomic region of Channa argus isolate prfri chromosome 3, Channa argus male v1.0, whole genome shotgun sequence:
- the smarca5 gene encoding SWI/SNF-related matrix-associated actin-dependent regulator of chromatin subfamily A member 5 isoform X1 produces MSESVNCEEQREEQAEVEEAGGAEEKSDSSDAGKESSSDAGPDGQDASSSSSSSKTKDSTPGYEEKVQTDRTNRFEYLLKQTELFAHFIQPAAQKTPTSPLKMKPGRPRIKKDEKQNLLSAGDNRHRRTEQEEDEELLNESTKTTNVCTRFDESPSYVKTGKMRDYQIRGLNWLISLYENGINGILADEMGLGKTLQTIALLGYMKHYRNIPGPHMVLVPKSTLYNWMNEFKRWVPSLRAVCLIGDRDERTALIRDVLLPGEWDVCVTSYEMLIIEKAVFKKFNWRYLVIDEAHRIKNEKSKLSEIVREFKTTNRLLLTGTPLQNNLHELWALLNFLLPDVFNSSEDFDSWFDTNNCLGDQKLVERLHTVLRPFLLRRIKADVEKTLLPKKEIKMYVGLSKMQREWYTKVLMKDIDILNSAGKMDKMRLLNVLMQLRKCCNHPYLFDGAEPGPPYTTDLHLVVNSGKMAVLDKLLPKMKQQGSRVLIFSQMTRMLDILEDYCMWRNYGYCRLDGQTPHEERQISINAYNEPNSSKFIFMLSTRAGGLGINLATADVVILYDSDWNPQVDLQAMDRAHRIGQVKQVRVFRFITENTVEERIVERAEVKLRLDSIVIQQGRLVDPSANKLGKDEMLSIIRHGATHVFASKESEITDDDIDAILEKGERKTKELIQKLSSLGESSLRNFTMDTENSSVYTFEGEDYREKKKVITNWIEPPKRERKANYAVDAYFREALRVSEPKAPKAPRPPKQPNVQDFQFFPPRLFELLEKEILFYRKTIGYKVPRNPDIPNSAQVQKEEQAKIDEADALTEEELEEKENLLQQVLIGFTIWNKRDFNQFIKANEKWGRDDIENIAREVEGKTPEEVMEYSAVFWERCNELQDIEKIMAQIERGEARIQRRISIKKALDSKIGRYKAPFHQLRISYGTNKGKNYTEEEDRFLICMLHKLGFDKESVYDELRQCIRNSPQFRFDWFLKSRTAMELQRRCNTLITLIERENMELEEREKAEKKKRGPKTGSAQKRKSEGTPDGRGRKKKLKL; encoded by the exons ATGTCCGAAAGCGTAAACTGCGAGGAGCAGCGGGAAGAGCAGGCTGAAGTTGAAGAAGCCGGAGGAGCGGAG GAAAAGTCTGACTCTTCGGATGCTGGAAAGGAATCCTCCTCAGATGCTGGTCCTGATGGACAAGATGCATCTTCTTCGTCTTCCTCATCCAAAACTAAAGATTCGACTCCGGGCTATGAGGAGAAAGTG CAAACGGACCGGACCAACAGATTTGAGTACTTGTTGAAGCAAACAGAGTTGTTTGCTCATTTCATCCAACCAGCTGCACAAAAGACTCCCACCTCCCCCCTGAAGATGAAACCAGGGCGTCCTCGCATCAAGAAAGATGAGAAACAAAACCTGTTGTCTGCTGGAGA CAACCGCCATCGTCGCACAGAgcaagaagaggatgaagagcttCTGAATGAGAGCACCAAGACCACTAATGTCTGCACTCGCTTTGATGAATCGCCCTCCT AtgtcaaaacaggaaaaatgagAGACTATCAGATACGTGGTCTGAACTGGCTTATCTCTTTATATGAGAATGGAATTAATGGCATCCTTGCAGATGAAATG GGTTTGGGTAAAACTCTGCAGACTATTGCATTGCTGGGTTATATGAAGCACTACAGAAACATCCCTGGTCCCCACATGGTGCTGGTGCCCAAATCCACCCTCTACAACTGGATGAATGAGTTCAAGCGATGGGTGCCTTCTCTTCGAGCCGTCTGCCTGATTGGAGACAGAGATGAGAGG actGCCCTCATcagagatgtgctgctgccaggGGAGTGGGATGTGTGTGTTACATCTTATGAGATGCTCATCATTGAAAAGGCCGTGTTTAAAAAGTTCAACTGGAGATACCTGGTTATCGATGAGGCTCACAGGATTAAGAATGAGAAATCAAAG CTTTCAGAAATTGTTCGAGAATTTAAAACCACCAATCGTTTGCTGCTTACGGGAACACCCCTGCAAAACAATCTCCATGAGCTGTGGGCTCTGCTGAACTTCCTGCTGCCTGATGTCTTCAACTCTTCAGAG GACTTTGACTCTTGGTTTGACACAAACAACTGCCTGGGTGATCAGAAGTTGGTTGAACGTCTTCACACT GTATTGCGTCCTTTCTTGCTTCGTCGTATAAAAGCTGATGTGGAAAAGACTCTGCTCCCAAAAAAAGAGATCAAGATGTATGTCGGCCTAAGTAAGATGCAGCGAGAGTG GTACACAAAGGTTTTAATGAAGGACATTGACATTCTGAACTCAGCGGGTAAGATGGACAAGATGCGTCTTCTGAACGTTCTCATGCAGCTGAGAAAATGCTGCAACCACCCTTACCTGTTTGATGGAGCTGAGCCAGGTCCCCCCTACACAACTGACCTCCACCTGGTTGTCAACAGTGGCAAGATGGCGGTGCTGGACAAACTGCTACCCAAAATGAAGCAGCAGG GTTCCCGTGTGCTCATCTTCAGTCAGATGACCAGGATGCTGGACATCTTGGAGGACTACTGCATGTGGAGGAACTACGGTTACTGTCGCCTGGATGGCCAGACGCCACATGAGGAAAGACAG ATTTCTATTAATGCATACAACGAGCCCAACAGCTCAAAGTTCATATTCATGTTGAGCACCAGAGCTGGAGGGCTGGGTATCAACCTGGCTACAGCTGATGTAGTCATCCTCTACGACTCAGACTGGAACCCTCAAGTCGACCTGCAGGCCATG gATCGAGCTCACAGGATTGGTCAGGTGAAGCAGGTTCGTGTCTTTCGTTTCATCACTGAAAACACAGTTGAGGAGAGGATTGTGGAGCGAGCTGAGGTAAAGCTGCGCCTGGACTCTATTGTCATCCAGCAAG GAAGACTTGTGGATCCAAGTGCAAACAAGCTGGGCAAGGATGAGATGCTTTCCATCATCCGCCACGGTGCCACACATGTGTTTGCTTCTAAAGAGAGTGAGATCACTGATGATGACATTGATGCAATCCTGGAGAAAGGTGAAAGGAAG ACTAAGGAGTTAATTCAGAAGTTGTCATCTCTGGGCGAGAGCTCCCTGAGAAACTTTACCATGGACACAGAGAACAGCAGTGTATACACATTTGAAGGAGAAGActacagagagaagaaaaag GTCATTACCAACTGGATTGAGCCACccaagagagaaaggaaagccAATTACGCTGTGGATGCCTACTTTAGAGAAGCCCTGCGAGTCAGTGAGCCCAAAGCACCTAAG GCTCCACGTCCTCCTAAGCAGCCAAATGTTCAGGACTTCCAGTTCTTCCCTCCACGTCTGTTTGAGCTTCTAGAGAAGGAAATTCTGTTCTACAGGAAGACCATAGGCTATAAG gttccTCGCAATCCAGACATCCCAAACTCAGCTCAGGTGCAGAAAGAGGAGCAAGCTAAGATCGATGAGGCCGATGCTCTTACAGAGGAGGaactggaggagaaggagaaccTGCTGCAACAAGTACTAATT GGATTTACTATTTGGAACAAACGTGACTTCAACCAGTTCATCAAAGCAAATGAAAAGTGGGGACGGGATGATATTGAGAACATTGCCAGAGAAGTGGAGGGGAAGACTCCTGAAGAAGTCATGGAATATTCTG CTGTGTTCTGGGAGCGCTGCAATGAGCTGCAGGATATTGAGAAGATCATGGCTCAGATAGAGAGGGGAGAGGCCAGGATACAGAGAAGGATCAGCATCAAGAAAGCACTGGATTCAAAG ATTGGGCGCTACAAGGCTCCATTCCATCAGCTCCGCATCTCGTACGGAACTAACAAAGGGAAGAACTACACAGAAGAAGAGGACCGTTTTCTTATCTGCATGCTCCACAAACTGGGCTTCGACAAGGAGAGCGTGTACGACGAGCTCCGTCAGTGCATACGCAACTCACCTCAGTTCCGCTTCGACTGGTTCCTTAAATCCA
- the smarca5 gene encoding SWI/SNF-related matrix-associated actin-dependent regulator of chromatin subfamily A member 5 isoform X2 — protein MSESVNCEEQREEQAEVEEAGGAEEKSDSSDAGKESSSDAGPDGQDASSSSSSSKTKDSTPGYEEKVQTDRTNRFEYLLKQTELFAHFIQPAAQKTPTSPLKMKPGRPRIKKDEKQNLLSAGDNRHRRTEQEEDEELLNESTKTTNVCTRFDESPSYVKTGKMRDYQIRGLNWLISLYENGINGILADEMGLGKTLQTIALLGYMKHYRNIPGPHMVLVPKSTLYNWMNEFKRWVPSLRAVCLIGDRDERTALIRDVLLPGEWDVCVTSYEMLIIEKAVFKKFNWRYLVIDEAHRIKNEKSKLSEIVREFKTTNRLLLTGTPLQNNLHELWALLNFLLPDVFNSSEDFDSWFDTNNCLGDQKLVERLHTVLRPFLLRRIKADVEKTLLPKKEIKMYVGLSKMQREWYTKVLMKDIDILNSAGKMDKMRLLNVLMQLRKCCNHPYLFDGAEPGPPYTTDLHLVVNSGKMAVLDKLLPKMKQQGSRVLIFSQMTRMLDILEDYCMWRNYGYCRLDGQTPHEERQISINAYNEPNSSKFIFMLSTRAGGLGINLATADVVILYDSDWNPQVDLQAMDRAHRIGQVKQVRVFRFITENTVEERIVERAEVKLRLDSIVIQQGRLVDPSANKLGKDEMLSIIRHGATHVFASKESEITDDDIDAILEKGERKTKELIQKLSSLGESSLRNFTMDTENSSVYTFEGEDYREKKKVITNWIEPPKRERKANYAVDAYFREALRVSEPKAPKAPRPPKQPNVQDFQFFPPRLFELLEKEILFYRKTIGYKVPRNPDIPNSAQVQKEEQAKIDEADALTEEELEEKENLLQQGFTIWNKRDFNQFIKANEKWGRDDIENIAREVEGKTPEEVMEYSAVFWERCNELQDIEKIMAQIERGEARIQRRISIKKALDSKIGRYKAPFHQLRISYGTNKGKNYTEEEDRFLICMLHKLGFDKESVYDELRQCIRNSPQFRFDWFLKSRTAMELQRRCNTLITLIERENMELEEREKAEKKKRGPKTGSAQKRKSEGTPDGRGRKKKLKL, from the exons ATGTCCGAAAGCGTAAACTGCGAGGAGCAGCGGGAAGAGCAGGCTGAAGTTGAAGAAGCCGGAGGAGCGGAG GAAAAGTCTGACTCTTCGGATGCTGGAAAGGAATCCTCCTCAGATGCTGGTCCTGATGGACAAGATGCATCTTCTTCGTCTTCCTCATCCAAAACTAAAGATTCGACTCCGGGCTATGAGGAGAAAGTG CAAACGGACCGGACCAACAGATTTGAGTACTTGTTGAAGCAAACAGAGTTGTTTGCTCATTTCATCCAACCAGCTGCACAAAAGACTCCCACCTCCCCCCTGAAGATGAAACCAGGGCGTCCTCGCATCAAGAAAGATGAGAAACAAAACCTGTTGTCTGCTGGAGA CAACCGCCATCGTCGCACAGAgcaagaagaggatgaagagcttCTGAATGAGAGCACCAAGACCACTAATGTCTGCACTCGCTTTGATGAATCGCCCTCCT AtgtcaaaacaggaaaaatgagAGACTATCAGATACGTGGTCTGAACTGGCTTATCTCTTTATATGAGAATGGAATTAATGGCATCCTTGCAGATGAAATG GGTTTGGGTAAAACTCTGCAGACTATTGCATTGCTGGGTTATATGAAGCACTACAGAAACATCCCTGGTCCCCACATGGTGCTGGTGCCCAAATCCACCCTCTACAACTGGATGAATGAGTTCAAGCGATGGGTGCCTTCTCTTCGAGCCGTCTGCCTGATTGGAGACAGAGATGAGAGG actGCCCTCATcagagatgtgctgctgccaggGGAGTGGGATGTGTGTGTTACATCTTATGAGATGCTCATCATTGAAAAGGCCGTGTTTAAAAAGTTCAACTGGAGATACCTGGTTATCGATGAGGCTCACAGGATTAAGAATGAGAAATCAAAG CTTTCAGAAATTGTTCGAGAATTTAAAACCACCAATCGTTTGCTGCTTACGGGAACACCCCTGCAAAACAATCTCCATGAGCTGTGGGCTCTGCTGAACTTCCTGCTGCCTGATGTCTTCAACTCTTCAGAG GACTTTGACTCTTGGTTTGACACAAACAACTGCCTGGGTGATCAGAAGTTGGTTGAACGTCTTCACACT GTATTGCGTCCTTTCTTGCTTCGTCGTATAAAAGCTGATGTGGAAAAGACTCTGCTCCCAAAAAAAGAGATCAAGATGTATGTCGGCCTAAGTAAGATGCAGCGAGAGTG GTACACAAAGGTTTTAATGAAGGACATTGACATTCTGAACTCAGCGGGTAAGATGGACAAGATGCGTCTTCTGAACGTTCTCATGCAGCTGAGAAAATGCTGCAACCACCCTTACCTGTTTGATGGAGCTGAGCCAGGTCCCCCCTACACAACTGACCTCCACCTGGTTGTCAACAGTGGCAAGATGGCGGTGCTGGACAAACTGCTACCCAAAATGAAGCAGCAGG GTTCCCGTGTGCTCATCTTCAGTCAGATGACCAGGATGCTGGACATCTTGGAGGACTACTGCATGTGGAGGAACTACGGTTACTGTCGCCTGGATGGCCAGACGCCACATGAGGAAAGACAG ATTTCTATTAATGCATACAACGAGCCCAACAGCTCAAAGTTCATATTCATGTTGAGCACCAGAGCTGGAGGGCTGGGTATCAACCTGGCTACAGCTGATGTAGTCATCCTCTACGACTCAGACTGGAACCCTCAAGTCGACCTGCAGGCCATG gATCGAGCTCACAGGATTGGTCAGGTGAAGCAGGTTCGTGTCTTTCGTTTCATCACTGAAAACACAGTTGAGGAGAGGATTGTGGAGCGAGCTGAGGTAAAGCTGCGCCTGGACTCTATTGTCATCCAGCAAG GAAGACTTGTGGATCCAAGTGCAAACAAGCTGGGCAAGGATGAGATGCTTTCCATCATCCGCCACGGTGCCACACATGTGTTTGCTTCTAAAGAGAGTGAGATCACTGATGATGACATTGATGCAATCCTGGAGAAAGGTGAAAGGAAG ACTAAGGAGTTAATTCAGAAGTTGTCATCTCTGGGCGAGAGCTCCCTGAGAAACTTTACCATGGACACAGAGAACAGCAGTGTATACACATTTGAAGGAGAAGActacagagagaagaaaaag GTCATTACCAACTGGATTGAGCCACccaagagagaaaggaaagccAATTACGCTGTGGATGCCTACTTTAGAGAAGCCCTGCGAGTCAGTGAGCCCAAAGCACCTAAG GCTCCACGTCCTCCTAAGCAGCCAAATGTTCAGGACTTCCAGTTCTTCCCTCCACGTCTGTTTGAGCTTCTAGAGAAGGAAATTCTGTTCTACAGGAAGACCATAGGCTATAAG gttccTCGCAATCCAGACATCCCAAACTCAGCTCAGGTGCAGAAAGAGGAGCAAGCTAAGATCGATGAGGCCGATGCTCTTACAGAGGAGGaactggaggagaaggagaaccTGCTGCAACAA GGATTTACTATTTGGAACAAACGTGACTTCAACCAGTTCATCAAAGCAAATGAAAAGTGGGGACGGGATGATATTGAGAACATTGCCAGAGAAGTGGAGGGGAAGACTCCTGAAGAAGTCATGGAATATTCTG CTGTGTTCTGGGAGCGCTGCAATGAGCTGCAGGATATTGAGAAGATCATGGCTCAGATAGAGAGGGGAGAGGCCAGGATACAGAGAAGGATCAGCATCAAGAAAGCACTGGATTCAAAG ATTGGGCGCTACAAGGCTCCATTCCATCAGCTCCGCATCTCGTACGGAACTAACAAAGGGAAGAACTACACAGAAGAAGAGGACCGTTTTCTTATCTGCATGCTCCACAAACTGGGCTTCGACAAGGAGAGCGTGTACGACGAGCTCCGTCAGTGCATACGCAACTCACCTCAGTTCCGCTTCGACTGGTTCCTTAAATCCA